A single region of the Xenopus laevis strain J_2021 chromosome 4L, Xenopus_laevis_v10.1, whole genome shotgun sequence genome encodes:
- the atmin.L gene encoding ATM interactor, translating into MAAPGCEGRGTRVRSLYSCEHWEIVKPSVSELTREVRNNILCTVTGCGKVLPNPPALNMHLVKSHRIQDGEINPTLRKDLKASQKLYCCPIEGCPRGTNRPFSQFSRVKQHFMKMHAEKKHKCVQCGSCYGTEWDLKRHLGYCGKTFHCTCGCPYASRTALLSHVHRTGHEIPFEHREPPVKKRKIEAAMKSHETMNEARLPEHALSLASQDDQTTDLKLHTVESLSSSCFTESNPLQPKQTQTLLLPKLALLKLPVMQLTHLSVLVPSSACSVKPVLVTVDKDSVATSVQILSNYSGSIVSNLDTNAALSTGIVLCRNADSNTVGPVNSFVQVNLDKAVSSNIMSDISQKNRITSDVQTDISYFTQSVLPDPPWTSESCVSSCSQTDLSFNAQISLPINVETQTLQLNYELPYSTKTDVSISPCFSGGISRETQTHNASRGATLQVDQAVMCENLFDGSHSFYTVSTQTSKAESRFLPGVLDQSLLNTNDVQQIREETIGFVNQNGAFPNQNMTDNQTQTMELLSDLEKILSDNMPGQPLDNRGLLSVESSGGDANLSSNCTQNPGIDFDIDEFFSASNIQTQTEDCELGNLTSEYLDIETQTDFLFSEDSAQLYSNKANASILGMEMFDTQTQTDLNCFLDSSSHLPLGSILRQSSFSMSTDSSDTDSHANVSSESKTSVCHSIESQVQQNSAETQTTHSCSETLGHLFLTSNETQTAMDDFLLADLAWNTIDSQFSSVETQTCGELFSLFSSDKSQN; encoded by the exons GATGGAGAGATCAATCCCACATTGAGGAAAGATTTGAAAGCTTCACAGAAATTATACTGCTGTCCAATAGAAGGCTGCCCAAGAGGAACAAACAGGCCGTTTTCTCAGTTTTCCCGTGTAAAACAG CACTTCATGAAAATGCATGCAGAAAAGAAGCACAAATGTGTCCAGTGTGGGAGCTGCTACGGCACGGAGTGGGACCTGAAACGCCATCTTGGTTATTGTGGAAAGACCTTCCATTGCACATGTGGCTGCCCTTATGCCAGCAGAACTGCTCTCCTGTCACACGTTCACAGAACTGGCCATGAGATTCCATTTGAACACAG agagcCCCCTGTAAAGAAAAGGAAGATTGAAGCTGCTATGAAAAGCCATGAAACCATGAACGAGGCAAGACTTCCTGAACATGCTCTCTCTTTGGCATCACAAGATGATCAAACGACAGATCTCAAACTACACACTGTCGAAAGCCTCAGCAGTTCCTGCTTTACAGAGAGCAACCCCTTACAGCCAAAGCAAACTCAAACATTACTGCTGCCAAAGTTGGCTTTGCTTAAGCTACCAGTAATGCAGCTGACTCATTTATCCGTGTTGGTCCCATCATCTGCATGTTCAGTTAAACCTGTTCTTGTGACAGTTGACAAAGATTCTGTTGCAACTTCTGTGCAAATATTGTCTAACTACAGTGGATCAATTGTCTCAAACCTGGACACAAATGCAGCTTTATCTACCGGTATTGTATTGTGTAGAAATGCAGATTCTAATACAGTTGGGCCAGTGAACTCTTTTGTACAAGTAAACCTAGATAAAGCGGTGTCTAGCAACATCATGTCAGATATCTCCCAGAAGAACCGAATTACATCAGATGTTCAGACTGACATATCATACTTTACCCAGTCTGTATTACCAGACCCTCCTTGGACTTCTGAGTCTTGTGTCTCATCTTGTTCTCAAACAGACTTATCATTCAATGCACAGATCTCGCTTCCTATTAATGTTGAAACCCAGACACTACAATTAAATTATGAGTTGCCCTACAGCACTAAGACTGACGTGTCCATTAGTCCTTGTTTCTCTGGTGGGATTTCTCgtgagacacaaacacacaatgcaTCAAGAGGGGCAACTTTACAGGTGGACCAAGCTGTTATGTGTGAAAATCTATTTGATGGCAGCCACTCTTTTTACACTGTATCAACCCAAACAAGTAAGGCAGAAAGTAGGTTTTTGCCTGGAGTTTTGGACCAAAGTTTATTGAACACAAATGATGTTCAGCAAATAAGAGAAGAGACAATAGGCTTTGTCAATCAAAATGGTGCATTCCCTAATCAAAACATGACTGATAATCAAACACAAACCATGGAACTCCTTAGTGACCTTGAAAAAATCTTATCCGATAATATGCCTGGCCAGCCATTGGATAACCGCGGTCTGTTATCCGTAGAAAGCTCAGGAGGGGACGCAAACTTGTCATCAAATTGTACCCAGAATCCAGGCATTGACTTTGACATAGATGAGTTTTTTTCTGCCTCCAATATTCAGACACAAACAGAAGACTGCGAGTTGGGGAATCTCACATCAGAGTATCTAGATATTGAAACCCAAACGGACTTTCTGTTTTCTGAGGACTCTGCCCAGTTGTATTCTAACAAAGCAAACGCTAGCATTCTAGGTATGGAGATGTTTGATACTCAGACGCAGACTGACTTAAATTGCTTTCTTGACAGCAGCTCTCACTTGCCATTAGGTAGCATATTGAGGCAGTCTAGCTTTTCAATGAGCACAGACTCGTCCGATACAGACAGCCATGCAAATGTATCTTCTGAGAGCAAAACTAGTGTATGTCACAGCATTGAAAGCCAAGTACAGCAAAACAGTGCTGAAACCCAAACAACCCACAGCTGCTCTGAAACACTAGGCCATTTATTTCTTACAAGCAATGAGACCCAGACTGCAATGGATGACTTCCTTCTTGCAGACCTGGCATGGAATACAATTGATTCTCAGTTTAGTTCTGTGGAAACGCAGACTTGTGGGGAGcttttctctttgttctcatcTGATAAATCCCAGAACTGA